A single Ignavibacteriales bacterium DNA region contains:
- a CDS encoding PIG-L family deacetylase: MILNFKKVLTFYSHPDDETLSAGATINKMIKNGTRVYVAIPNTGVHGRRNTVDAATRVQALKALRKDTVHALSILGIKESDLFLGEFSDNEMDKHTLLELTHWLENIIQTVKPDAIFTHHRFCTNIDHQYCHEAAVVATRPSVHSHIPLFCGEVPSSTGYLRPAMWEPNFYVNVEKEDVEAKIRAMEAYKIEARPDPHPRSPEVLRALAKVRGAEGGFFFGEAFMIQKIYS, from the coding sequence ATGATTCTGAACTTTAAGAAAGTCTTAACATTTTACTCTCACCCGGATGATGAAACATTGTCAGCCGGTGCGACGATCAATAAAATGATTAAAAACGGTACCAGGGTTTATGTGGCAATACCGAATACCGGAGTCCATGGCAGAAGAAACACCGTGGATGCAGCAACCAGAGTTCAGGCTCTTAAAGCCCTCAGAAAAGATACAGTACATGCTCTTTCAATTCTTGGCATAAAGGAATCCGATCTTTTTCTGGGAGAATTCTCGGATAACGAAATGGATAAACATACACTCCTGGAACTTACCCACTGGCTGGAGAATATCATACAAACAGTAAAACCTGATGCTATTTTTACCCATCACCGGTTTTGCACAAATATTGATCATCAGTATTGCCACGAAGCCGCTGTTGTTGCCACACGTCCTTCCGTGCATTCTCATATTCCACTGTTCTGTGGTGAAGTACCATCTTCCACAGGGTATCTCAGACCGGCTATGTGGGAACCAAACTTCTATGTAAATGTTGAAAAAGAAGATGTTGAAGCGAAAATCAGAGCGATGGAAGCCTATAAAATCGAAGCCCGCCCTGATCCCCATCCCCGCTCGCCGGAGGTTTTACGTGCCCTTGCTAAAGTTCGCGGCGCTGAAGGAGGATTTTTCTTTGGAGAGGCATTTATGATTCAGAAAATTTATTCCTGA